Proteins from a single region of Salipiger sp. H15:
- a CDS encoding putative PEP-binding protein has product MPDTYRKDMQADDPHVTLITPSAPITTPTHGGRAKCLQRLVRLDLPVPRTVALSFDTVHRIAQGEMPPPGLILGQFAPGTLLCVRPSSEDPDWGGPGSVLNIGMNDATFVDYSDRIGAEAASALYMRFVMGYAIHVARLDPDVFEEIDTTGQQGLSDALRAYEEQAEEPFPQDPAVQLTAVLRTMARAWEGTTARLLRQAKGAPVDAGLGLIVQEMALGLGQGECGSGVLQLVNSETGLPQVTGRYLHQSQGRDALHHENAALFLERDPRGPSLQELAPEAFEQLKAHARLMRQRLRAEMQIEFTIENGRVHILDGVRVKRSPRAALRIAVRLAEDGIISREEALMRVEPRGLSELLHRQVSPEAERDVIGRGVAASPGAATGKIVFSAAEAQASAARGEPCILVRRETSPEDVRGMHVAAAVLTERGGMTSHAAVIGRGLGLPSVVGASGMGFRLNDKVLISQDGRRFRESDVITVDGTSGQILAGAPAMVEAALDDAFRTFMSWADDARDIGIRANADTPADAATARNFAAQGIGLCRTEHMFFEADRITPMREMIFADSPEDRKAALARLLPMQRADFTELFRIMEGMPVCIRLFDPPLHEFLPTDRTGLRDLAEALDLPVSDVTRRVESMGEYNPMLGMRGVRLGIAVPEIYDMQARAIFEATLDASKDGAPVEPEIMLPLVSAMKEVELVKTRIDAVAAAVRNERGRAFDYSLGVMVETPRACLRADEIAQHAHFISFGTNDLTQMTYGLSRDDAGRFMSHYVQQGVFAEDPFHRLDPDGVGELIKIGVERGRRGNRGIMLSICGEHGGDPDSIAFCREAGIDYVSCSPFRVPVARLAAAQLAIKEKIG; this is encoded by the coding sequence ATGCCCGACACGTACCGGAAAGACATGCAGGCGGATGATCCGCATGTGACGCTCATCACCCCGTCGGCGCCGATCACGACGCCGACCCATGGCGGCCGTGCGAAATGCCTGCAGCGGCTTGTCCGTCTCGATCTGCCGGTGCCGCGCACGGTGGCGCTGAGCTTCGACACGGTGCACCGCATCGCGCAGGGCGAGATGCCGCCTCCCGGCCTCATCCTCGGCCAGTTCGCCCCCGGAACGCTGCTCTGCGTGCGCCCCTCCTCGGAGGATCCCGACTGGGGCGGGCCGGGCTCGGTGCTGAACATCGGGATGAACGACGCCACCTTCGTCGACTATTCCGACCGGATCGGCGCCGAGGCGGCCTCGGCGCTCTACATGCGCTTCGTCATGGGCTACGCGATCCACGTGGCGCGGCTTGACCCCGACGTCTTCGAGGAGATCGACACCACCGGCCAGCAGGGCCTGTCGGACGCGCTGCGCGCCTACGAGGAACAGGCCGAGGAGCCCTTCCCGCAGGATCCCGCCGTCCAGCTGACTGCTGTGCTGCGCACCATGGCCCGCGCCTGGGAGGGCACCACCGCCCGGCTGCTGCGCCAGGCCAAGGGCGCGCCGGTCGATGCCGGGCTCGGGCTCATCGTGCAGGAGATGGCGCTGGGGCTGGGTCAGGGCGAATGCGGCTCGGGCGTGCTGCAGCTGGTGAATTCCGAGACCGGCCTGCCGCAGGTCACCGGGCGCTACCTGCACCAGAGCCAGGGCCGCGACGCGCTGCACCATGAAAACGCGGCGCTGTTCCTCGAGCGCGACCCGCGCGGGCCCTCGCTGCAGGAGCTGGCGCCCGAGGCCTTCGAGCAGCTGAAGGCCCATGCGCGGCTCATGCGCCAGCGCCTGCGCGCGGAGATGCAGATCGAGTTCACCATCGAGAATGGCCGCGTGCACATTCTTGACGGGGTGCGGGTGAAACGCTCGCCCCGCGCCGCGCTGCGCATCGCCGTGCGGCTGGCCGAGGACGGCATCATCAGCCGCGAGGAGGCGCTGATGCGGGTCGAGCCGCGCGGCCTTTCCGAGCTGCTGCACCGCCAGGTCTCGCCCGAGGCCGAGCGCGACGTGATCGGCCGCGGCGTCGCCGCCTCGCCGGGCGCCGCGACCGGCAAGATCGTCTTCAGCGCCGCCGAGGCGCAGGCCTCGGCCGCGCGCGGCGAGCCCTGCATCCTCGTCCGCCGCGAGACCTCGCCCGAGGACGTGCGCGGCATGCACGTCGCCGCCGCGGTGCTGACCGAGCGCGGCGGGATGACCAGCCACGCGGCGGTGATCGGCCGCGGCCTCGGCCTGCCCTCGGTGGTGGGGGCCTCTGGAATGGGCTTCCGGCTGAACGACAAGGTGTTGATTTCGCAGGACGGTCGGCGCTTCCGCGAGAGCGACGTGATCACCGTCGATGGCACTTCGGGGCAGATCCTCGCGGGGGCTCCGGCGATGGTCGAGGCGGCGCTGGACGACGCCTTCCGCACCTTCATGTCCTGGGCCGACGATGCCCGCGACATCGGCATCCGTGCCAATGCCGACACGCCCGCCGATGCCGCCACCGCGCGCAACTTCGCGGCGCAGGGGATCGGCCTCTGCCGGACCGAGCACATGTTCTTCGAGGCGGACCGCATCACGCCCATGCGCGAGATGATCTTTGCCGATAGCCCCGAGGACCGGAAGGCCGCCCTCGCCCGGCTGCTGCCGATGCAACGTGCTGACTTCACGGAACTTTTCCGGATCATGGAAGGGATGCCCGTGTGCATCCGCCTGTTCGATCCGCCGCTGCACGAGTTCCTGCCGACCGACCGCACCGGGCTGCGCGACCTTGCCGAGGCGCTCGACCTGCCGGTCAGCGACGTGACCCGCCGGGTCGAGTCCATGGGCGAGTACAACCCGATGCTGGGGATGCGCGGCGTGCGGCTCGGCATCGCGGTGCCCGAGATCTACGACATGCAGGCCCGCGCCATCTTCGAGGCGACGCTGGACGCGTCGAAGGACGGCGCGCCGGTCGAGCCCGAGATCATGCTGCCGCTGGTCTCGGCGATGAAGGAGGTCGAGCTGGTCAAGACCCGCATCGACGCCGTCGCCGCCGCCGTGCGCAACGAGCGCGGCCGGGCCTTCGACTACTCGCTCGGCGTCATGGTCGAGACCCCGCGCGCCTGCCTGCGCGCCGACGAGATCGCCCAGCACGCGCATTTCATCTCGTTCGGCACCAACGACCTCACGCAGATGACCTACGGCCTGTCGCGCGACGACGCCGGGCGGTTCATGTCGCACTACGTCCAGCAGGGGGTCTTCGCCGAGGATCCCTTCCACCGGCTCGACCCCGACGGGGTGGGCGAACTGATCAAGATCGGGGTGGAGCGCGGGCGTCGCGGCAACCGCGGAATCATGCTCTCGATCTGCGGCGAGCATGGCGGCGACCCTGATTCGATTGCCTTCTGCAGGGAGGCGGGAATCGACTACGTGAGCTGCTCACCGTTCCGCGTTCCGGTTGCAAGACTTGCCGCTGCGCAACTCGCGATAAAAGAGAAGATCGGCTGA
- a CDS encoding cell wall hydrolase produces the protein MFRATAIVAAAIFAALPVRADIQHDSIRHLVKLEQSALRSANSSHLRRMVTPVAAGAAKTPHYDRAWLAAQPKATGGPQWQCLAEALYFEARGETLQGQFAVAEVIMNRVDSPRFPDSVCGVINQGTGRLNACQFSYTCDGRPEKVSEAAAWERVAKVAKAVISGAPRALTAGATYYHTRGVQPSWARKFTKTATIGAHYFYRGGSYRISTSN, from the coding sequence ATGTTTCGTGCCACCGCGATCGTCGCAGCCGCCATCTTTGCGGCGCTTCCCGTCCGCGCTGACATCCAGCATGACAGCATCCGCCACCTCGTCAAACTTGAACAGAGCGCGCTTCGTTCCGCCAATTCCTCGCACCTGCGCCGGATGGTGACCCCGGTCGCCGCGGGTGCCGCGAAGACCCCGCATTATGACCGCGCCTGGCTTGCCGCCCAGCCCAAGGCCACCGGCGGGCCGCAGTGGCAGTGCCTCGCCGAGGCGCTCTACTTCGAGGCCAGGGGCGAGACGCTGCAGGGTCAGTTCGCCGTCGCCGAGGTCATCATGAACCGCGTCGACAGTCCGCGCTTCCCGGACTCGGTCTGCGGCGTGATCAACCAGGGCACCGGGCGGCTCAACGCCTGCCAGTTCTCCTACACCTGCGACGGCCGCCCCGAGAAGGTGAGCGAAGCCGCCGCCTGGGAGCGCGTCGCCAAGGTCGCCAAGGCGGTGATCTCGGGCGCGCCGCGCGCACTGACCGCGGGGGCCACCTACTACCACACCCGCGGCGTGCAGCCGAGCTGGGCCCGCAAGTTCACCAAGACGGCCACCATCGGCGCGCATTACTTCTACCGCGGCGGCTCCTACCGCATCAGCACCAGCAACTGA
- a CDS encoding dihydroneopterin aldolase yields the protein MADEIRLAFAHPDERAIATAGDTPRDRISLRDHVVEVEIGAFQAERGSRQRVRFNVVVEVAPGKGALEDDVDLILSYDKVTEAIAAELAAERLNLLETLAERIAERILLEPQALRVFVRIEKLDRGPGALGVEIVRARDGEPVGSAQDAARARPHPRVLYLSNAAIADAALPGWLDQAEAMGAPVILCVGLPEGVRPQASHPLAQRRIDLLAIEQNAWTLAARDPRAKVVATRTELDWAMKNGQSCIWAPSKIVLDTPAGHHTHPEDPAELAGWFAGLMEACELVMIGEEPPAGVTVPSRAVTVGNTSL from the coding sequence ATGGCCGACGAAATCCGCCTCGCCTTCGCCCATCCCGACGAACGCGCCATCGCCACCGCCGGCGACACGCCCCGCGACCGCATCTCGCTGCGCGACCACGTGGTCGAGGTCGAGATCGGCGCCTTCCAGGCCGAGCGCGGGTCGCGCCAGCGCGTGCGCTTCAACGTCGTGGTCGAGGTGGCGCCCGGCAAGGGCGCGCTCGAGGATGACGTCGACCTGATCCTTTCGTACGACAAGGTGACCGAGGCCATCGCCGCCGAGCTGGCGGCCGAGCGGCTGAACCTGCTCGAGACCCTGGCCGAGCGCATCGCCGAGCGCATCCTGCTCGAGCCGCAGGCGCTGCGGGTCTTCGTGCGGATCGAGAAGCTCGACCGCGGCCCCGGTGCGCTGGGGGTCGAGATCGTCCGCGCCCGTGACGGCGAGCCGGTGGGCTCGGCGCAGGACGCCGCCCGCGCCCGGCCGCATCCGCGCGTGCTCTACCTGTCGAACGCCGCCATCGCCGATGCCGCGCTGCCGGGCTGGCTCGACCAGGCCGAGGCCATGGGTGCGCCGGTGATCCTCTGCGTCGGCCTGCCCGAGGGCGTTCGCCCGCAGGCCAGCCACCCGCTGGCGCAGCGCCGCATCGACCTGCTGGCGATCGAACAGAACGCCTGGACGCTGGCGGCGCGCGATCCCCGCGCCAAGGTGGTCGCCACCCGTACCGAGCTCGACTGGGCGATGAAGAACGGCCAGAGCTGCATCTGGGCGCCCTCGAAGATCGTGCTCGACACGCCCGCCGGGCACCACACCCATCCCGAGGACCCGGCCGAGCTGGCCGGATGGTTCGCCGGGCTCATGGAGGCTTGCGAGCTGGTGATGATCGGCGAAGAGCCGCCCGCCGGTGTGACGGTCCCCTCGCGGGCTGTAACAGTCGGAAATACCTCGCTCTGA
- the folP gene encoding dihydropteroate synthase, whose translation MTARYRPLVQTGHARPDGALPLAGGPRWFTHCARHARGDAVRVVAAAEVPQDVLARLTAPREPVAGLSMDGTRIMGILNVTPDSFSDGGTDASTEDSIARARQMLADGAEILDIGGESTRPGAPEVPTEEEIARVVPVTAALKGVPISVDTRKAAVARAAAEAGATLINDVSGLVFDPEMTEFCASARLPVCVMHMRGTPETMAAETDYEDVLLDVYDFLERQVHALEHAGLPRGKIVVDPGIGFAKTLEQNLALLNGLSLFHGLGCAILLGVSRKGFIGRISGETEAARRFPGSIAVALAGVAQGAQIIRVHDVAETRQALALWQAVAEGGTQ comes from the coding sequence ATGACCGCCCGTTACCGCCCCCTCGTCCAGACCGGCCACGCCCGGCCCGACGGCGCCCTGCCCCTTGCCGGGGGTCCGCGCTGGTTCACCCATTGCGCCCGGCACGCCCGCGGCGACGCGGTGCGCGTGGTTGCCGCCGCCGAGGTGCCGCAGGACGTGCTGGCCCGGCTCACCGCCCCGCGCGAGCCGGTGGCGGGCCTTTCCATGGACGGCACGCGGATCATGGGCATCCTCAACGTGACGCCCGACAGCTTCTCCGACGGCGGCACCGACGCCTCGACGGAGGACTCCATCGCCCGCGCCCGGCAGATGCTGGCGGACGGGGCCGAGATCCTCGACATCGGCGGCGAGAGCACCCGCCCCGGCGCCCCCGAGGTACCGACCGAGGAGGAGATCGCCCGCGTCGTGCCCGTCACCGCGGCGCTGAAGGGCGTGCCGATCTCGGTCGACACCCGCAAGGCCGCCGTTGCCCGCGCCGCCGCCGAGGCCGGGGCGACGCTGATCAACGACGTCTCGGGCCTCGTCTTCGATCCCGAGATGACCGAGTTCTGCGCCTCCGCGCGCCTGCCCGTCTGCGTCATGCACATGCGCGGCACGCCCGAGACCATGGCGGCCGAGACCGATTACGAGGACGTGCTGCTCGACGTCTACGACTTCCTCGAGCGCCAGGTCCACGCGCTGGAGCACGCCGGGCTGCCGCGCGGCAAGATCGTCGTCGACCCCGGCATCGGCTTTGCCAAGACGCTCGAGCAGAACCTCGCGCTGCTGAACGGGCTCTCGCTCTTCCACGGGCTCGGCTGCGCGATCCTGCTCGGTGTCTCGCGCAAGGGCTTCATCGGCAGGATCTCGGGCGAGACCGAGGCGGCCAGACGTTTCCCCGGCTCCATCGCCGTCGCCCTTGCGGGCGTCGCGCAGGGGGCCCAGATCATCCGCGTTCACGACGTTGCCGAAACCCGCCAGGCCCTGGCGCTCTGGCAGGCCGTCGCAGAAGGAGGCACTCAATGA
- the glmM gene encoding phosphoglucosamine mutase: MTRKLFGTDGVRGTANMYPMTAEMALAIGAAAGRYFRREAGGTHRVVIGKDTRLSGYMFETALTAGLTSTGMNVLLLGPVPTPAVGLLTPSMRADVGIMISASHNPAHDNGIKFFGPDGFKLSDEAEAEIEALVEAGVEPAQAGNIGRAKRIDDGRFRYQERVKSSFPHGMRLDGMKVVIDCANGAAYRAAPEVLWELGAEVIPVGTQPNGLNINDQCGSTRPQTAAETVVAHGADVGICLDGDADRVILIDETGTVADGDQIMALMAGRWAEEDRLKGGTLVATVMSNLGLERFLGARGLTLARTKVGDRYVVEKMRAEGFNLGGEQSGHIVMTDYATTGDGLMAGLQFLAEMVRTGQPASRLAHNFEPVPQLLKNVRFGAGQTPLEAASVQGAIAEAEAQLSGRGRLLIRKSGTEPLIRVMAECEDEGLLARVVDGIVAEVQAAAR; encoded by the coding sequence ATGACCCGCAAGCTGTTCGGCACCGACGGGGTGCGCGGCACCGCCAACATGTACCCGATGACCGCCGAGATGGCGCTGGCAATCGGCGCCGCCGCCGGGCGCTACTTCCGCCGCGAGGCGGGCGGCACGCACCGGGTGGTGATCGGCAAGGACACCCGGCTCTCGGGCTACATGTTCGAGACCGCGCTGACCGCGGGCCTGACCTCGACCGGCATGAACGTGCTGCTGCTCGGCCCGGTGCCGACCCCGGCGGTGGGCCTGCTGACGCCGTCGATGCGCGCCGATGTCGGGATCATGATCTCGGCCTCGCACAATCCGGCGCATGACAACGGCATCAAGTTCTTCGGCCCGGACGGGTTCAAGCTCTCGGACGAGGCCGAGGCCGAGATCGAGGCGCTGGTCGAGGCCGGCGTCGAGCCGGCGCAGGCGGGCAACATCGGACGCGCGAAGCGCATCGACGACGGCCGCTTCCGCTACCAGGAGCGGGTGAAGTCGAGCTTCCCGCACGGCATGCGGCTCGACGGCATGAAGGTGGTGATCGACTGCGCCAACGGCGCCGCCTACCGCGCCGCGCCCGAGGTGCTCTGGGAACTCGGCGCCGAGGTGATCCCGGTGGGCACCCAGCCGAACGGGCTCAACATCAACGACCAGTGCGGCTCGACCCGGCCGCAGACCGCCGCCGAGACGGTGGTGGCGCATGGCGCCGACGTCGGCATCTGCCTCGACGGCGACGCCGACCGGGTGATCCTGATCGACGAGACCGGCACCGTGGCCGACGGCGACCAGATCATGGCGCTGATGGCCGGCCGCTGGGCCGAGGAGGACCGGCTGAAGGGCGGCACGCTGGTGGCGACGGTGATGTCGAACCTCGGGTTGGAGCGCTTCCTTGGCGCCCGCGGCCTGACGCTGGCGCGCACCAAGGTGGGTGACCGCTACGTGGTCGAGAAGATGCGCGCCGAGGGATTCAACCTCGGCGGCGAGCAGTCGGGCCACATCGTGATGACCGATTACGCCACCACCGGCGACGGGCTGATGGCCGGCCTGCAGTTCCTCGCCGAGATGGTGCGCACGGGCCAGCCCGCGAGCCGCCTCGCCCACAACTTCGAGCCGGTGCCGCAGCTGCTGAAGAACGTGCGCTTCGGCGCCGGGCAGACGCCGCTCGAGGCGGCCAGCGTGCAGGGCGCCATCGCCGAGGCCGAGGCGCAGCTTTCCGGCCGCGGCCGGCTGCTGATCCGCAAGTCGGGCACCGAGCCGCTGATCCGCGTCATGGCCGAATGCGAGGACGAGGGGCTGCTCGCCCGGGTGGTCGACGGCATCGTCGCCGAGGTCCAGGCCGCGGCCCGCTGA
- a CDS encoding MATE family efflux transporter, translating to MSSQPLPLTHARVLKIALPVLLSNATVPILGAVDTAVVGQIPMPEPIAAVGIGAVVISAVYWIFGFLRMGTTGLTAQALGEKDACEVSALLARALLVGLAGGVLLIAAQALIFRIAFAASPASEEVEHMAQSYMQIRIWSAPAAVAIYGLTGWLIAQERTRAVLVLQLGMNLVNVVLDVALVLWAHMGVEGVALATFVAEWSGLALGIWLCRDGLLGAGWRNRARVFDPARLRRMAALNGDILIRSLFLQGIIVSFMLLGGRFGDVTLAANQVLMQFMMITAHAMDGFAFAAEALVGQAVGARNLAQLRRGSRLAALWCAVIAAAMSLLFWIAGPALVRMIATDPEVRAAAIHFLPWIAVAPLLQVLTFMLDGIFIGATRSSDMRNMMALSGVIYAVTLLLALPLLGNHGLWLAFQVSFLARGLTLALRYPALERAVAAGT from the coding sequence ATGTCCTCCCAGCCTCTCCCCCTCACCCATGCCCGCGTGCTGAAGATTGCCCTGCCGGTGCTCCTGTCGAACGCGACCGTGCCGATCCTCGGTGCGGTCGACACCGCGGTGGTGGGGCAGATCCCGATGCCCGAGCCGATCGCCGCCGTGGGCATCGGCGCGGTGGTGATCTCGGCGGTCTACTGGATCTTCGGCTTCCTGCGCATGGGCACGACCGGGCTGACGGCCCAGGCCCTCGGCGAGAAGGACGCCTGCGAGGTCTCGGCACTGCTGGCGCGGGCGCTGCTCGTCGGCCTTGCCGGGGGCGTGCTGCTGATCGCGGCGCAGGCGCTGATCTTCCGCATCGCCTTTGCCGCCTCGCCGGCCTCGGAAGAGGTCGAGCACATGGCGCAGAGCTACATGCAGATCCGCATCTGGTCGGCGCCCGCGGCGGTGGCGATCTACGGGCTCACCGGCTGGCTGATCGCGCAGGAGCGCACCCGCGCGGTGCTGGTGCTGCAGCTCGGCATGAACCTCGTCAACGTGGTGCTCGACGTGGCGCTGGTGCTCTGGGCACACATGGGGGTCGAGGGGGTGGCGCTCGCCACCTTCGTCGCCGAATGGTCGGGGCTGGCGCTCGGCATCTGGCTCTGCCGCGACGGGCTGCTCGGCGCCGGCTGGCGCAACCGCGCGCGGGTCTTCGATCCGGCGCGGCTGCGGCGCATGGCGGCGCTGAACGGCGACATCCTGATCCGCTCGCTGTTCCTGCAGGGGATCATCGTCTCGTTCATGCTGCTCGGAGGGCGCTTCGGCGACGTGACCCTGGCGGCGAACCAGGTGCTGATGCAGTTCATGATGATCACCGCCCATGCCATGGACGGCTTCGCCTTCGCCGCCGAGGCGCTGGTCGGCCAGGCCGTGGGCGCGCGCAACCTGGCGCAGCTGCGCCGCGGCTCGCGGCTCGCGGCGCTCTGGTGCGCGGTGATCGCGGCGGCGATGTCGCTGCTGTTCTGGATCGCCGGGCCGGCGCTGGTGCGGATGATCGCCACCGATCCCGAGGTGCGCGCCGCCGCCATCCATTTCCTGCCCTGGATCGCCGTCGCGCCGCTGCTTCAGGTGCTGACCTTCATGCTCGACGGCATCTTCATCGGCGCGACCCGCTCCTCGGACATGCGCAACATGATGGCGCTGTCGGGGGTGATCTACGCCGTGACGCTGCTGCTGGCGCTGCCGCTGCTCGGCAACCACGGGCTCTGGCTGGCCTTCCAGGTCTCGTTCCTCGCGCGCGGGCTGACGCTTGCGCTGCGCTACCCGGCGCTCGAGCGCGCCGTGGCGGCCGGCACCTAG
- a CDS encoding PaaI family thioesterase, which translates to MSPRKPEPVQVVKQRRDLALRALAGGVPYVNFLGITFDRRGDELTGVLNYDEKLIGNPDLPALHGGVTAAFLEVTSIITLSWFSLWDEVESGRLDLEALEQGRLPRLPKTIDFTIDYLRPGLPRDAYARARVTRSGRRYASVHAEAWQDNRDRPIVQAVGHFLMPWDDG; encoded by the coding sequence ATGAGCCCGCGCAAGCCCGAACCCGTGCAGGTGGTGAAGCAGCGCCGCGACCTCGCGCTCCGCGCGCTCGCCGGCGGGGTGCCCTACGTGAATTTCCTCGGCATCACCTTCGACCGCCGCGGCGACGAGCTGACCGGCGTGCTCAACTACGACGAGAAGCTGATCGGCAACCCGGACCTGCCGGCGCTGCACGGCGGGGTGACCGCGGCCTTCCTCGAGGTGACCTCGATCATCACGCTGAGCTGGTTCAGCCTCTGGGACGAAGTGGAATCCGGCCGCCTCGACCTCGAGGCGCTGGAGCAGGGGCGCCTGCCGCGCCTGCCCAAGACCATCGACTTCACCATCGACTACCTGCGCCCCGGCCTGCCGCGCGACGCCTATGCGCGTGCCCGCGTCACCCGCTCGGGGCGGCGCTACGCCTCGGTCCATGCCGAGGCCTGGCAGGACAACCGCGACCGCCCGATCGTGCAGGCGGTGGGGCATTTCCTCATGCCCTGGGACGACGGCTGA
- a CDS encoding PaaI family thioesterase: MSTDPGPGLDPALSDDLILRLPQARALGLEIVSFGDGRAEIRMPFSGQLVGDPETGVIHGGAVSTLMDTCGGASVMAHPLVEGHTATISLRIDYLRAATPGQGITARAECHHVTRSVAFVRAVALDEDESRPVAMATGTFTVPQLRAGAAEAEA; this comes from the coding sequence ATGTCCACGGACCCGGGACCGGGGCTCGACCCGGCGCTTTCGGATGACCTGATCCTGCGCCTGCCGCAGGCGCGCGCCCTCGGCCTCGAGATCGTCAGCTTCGGAGACGGCCGGGCCGAGATCCGCATGCCCTTCTCCGGGCAGCTGGTGGGCGATCCCGAGACCGGGGTGATCCACGGCGGCGCGGTCTCTACCCTGATGGACACCTGCGGCGGCGCCTCGGTCATGGCGCATCCGTTGGTCGAGGGGCACACCGCCACGATCAGCCTGCGCATCGACTACCTGCGCGCCGCGACGCCGGGGCAGGGGATCACCGCCCGGGCCGAGTGTCACCACGTCACGCGCTCGGTCGCCTTCGTGCGCGCCGTCGCGCTCGACGAGGACGAGAGCCGCCCCGTCGCCATGGCCACCGGCACCTTCACCGTGCCGCAGCTGCGCGCCGGCGCGGCGGAGGCAGAGGCATGA
- a CDS encoding MerR family DNA-binding transcriptional regulator, whose amino-acid sequence MGETRLSFKEMCGRFDVTPRTLRYYEYIELLSPEREGRSRWYGPREVARMTLILRGRKFGFQLEEIRQWLQMYESDGTEAQMRTWVEMADRQLLQLAEQRAQLESAIEELKALRDLTQKQLGE is encoded by the coding sequence ATGGGCGAGACACGTCTCAGCTTCAAGGAAATGTGCGGAAGGTTCGACGTCACCCCGCGCACCTTGCGTTATTACGAGTACATCGAGCTGCTCAGCCCCGAGCGCGAGGGCCGATCGCGCTGGTACGGCCCGCGCGAGGTGGCGCGGATGACGCTGATCCTGCGCGGCCGGAAGTTCGGCTTCCAGCTCGAGGAGATCCGGCAATGGCTGCAGATGTACGAGAGCGACGGCACCGAGGCGCAGATGCGCACCTGGGTCGAGATGGCCGACAGGCAGCTCCTGCAGCTCGCCGAGCAGCGCGCGCAACTCGAATCGGCCATCGAGGAACTCAAAGCGCTTCGGGACCTGACCCAGAAACAGCTTGGCGAATGA
- a CDS encoding MerR family DNA-binding transcriptional regulator: MSDDQLMTIREMCDLFEVTPRTLRFYEQKELLFPIREGQKRLFTRRDRARLKLILRGKRFGFSLEEIRQLLELYDKGDQQRTQIARSYEIGQERLADMIRQRDDLTMAIEELKEQLDWGQQMLGELERKAG, translated from the coding sequence ATGAGTGACGACCAGTTGATGACGATCCGCGAAATGTGCGACCTCTTCGAGGTGACGCCGCGGACTCTGCGTTTTTACGAGCAGAAGGAACTGCTCTTCCCCATCCGTGAAGGGCAGAAGCGCCTCTTCACCCGGCGCGACCGGGCCCGGCTGAAACTGATCCTGCGCGGCAAGCGCTTCGGCTTCAGCCTTGAAGAGATCCGCCAGCTCCTCGAGCTCTATGACAAGGGCGACCAGCAGCGCACGCAGATCGCGCGCAGCTACGAGATCGGCCAGGAACGTCTTGCCGACATGATCCGCCAGCGTGATGATCTGACCATGGCGATCGAGGAACTGAAAGAGCAGCTTGATTGGGGCCAACAGATGCTCGGCGAGCTGGAGCGCAAGGCCGGCTGA